Proteins from one Nitrobacteraceae bacterium AZCC 2146 genomic window:
- a CDS encoding diguanylate cyclase (GGDEF)-like protein (product_source=TIGR00254; cath_funfam=3.30.70.270; cog=COG2199; pfam=PF00990; smart=SM00267; superfamily=103190,55073; tigrfam=TIGR00254; transmembrane_helix_parts=Inside_1_16,TMhelix_17_39,Outside_40_287,TMhelix_288_310,Inside_311_496), with the protein MFARSTTETPYRISPRWLLAMATIIVIGFSAICGSVLLSMRQGDEKLAHQTLGNLAVSIDADIARNIELYDLSLRNVASNMTAPEVIGASRPMRQLILFDHAATARHFGAIQVMDPAGNVTIDSATLEPKPQNFADDEFFKVHKRDPLFGLYISKPTLHDGAYGIVLSRRIAARDGTFLGVVSGFIRYSYFHEMIDRLQLEPDDMITVLRQDGVVIVRAPFDMDVIGKDVSRLRGVQKALASFSGSYVGHAANDEIQRLYVWREGTHPLIVMVGRSTDVIFGQWRHDALRIAGAMGALGLIACGVMLVLAREMRKRAAVEDQMARLAMTDSLTGLSNRRHFDAILEQEWRRALRSRTPLALLMIDADHFKAFNDTFGHQAGDLVLSGIAWSIARHAKRASDCAARYGGEEFALILPEMSLAEAIELGERIRIEVGALERDGMATITVSVGAASLEPSARTTAGHLIKAADGALYAAKARGRNQTFPAAPQQKRLAA; encoded by the coding sequence ATGTTTGCCCGCAGCACTACCGAGACTCCCTATCGGATTTCGCCGCGCTGGCTGCTGGCGATGGCGACAATCATCGTGATCGGATTCTCGGCGATCTGCGGCAGCGTACTGCTCAGCATGCGCCAGGGCGACGAGAAGCTGGCGCACCAGACGCTCGGCAATCTCGCGGTGTCGATCGACGCCGACATCGCCCGCAACATCGAGCTCTACGACCTGTCGCTGCGCAATGTCGCCAGCAACATGACGGCACCGGAAGTCATCGGGGCCAGCCGGCCGATGCGGCAGCTGATCCTGTTCGATCACGCCGCCACCGCCCGGCATTTCGGCGCGATCCAGGTGATGGACCCCGCCGGCAACGTCACCATCGATTCCGCGACGCTGGAGCCGAAGCCGCAGAATTTCGCCGACGACGAATTCTTCAAGGTGCACAAGCGCGATCCGCTGTTCGGCCTCTACATCTCGAAGCCGACGCTGCACGACGGCGCCTATGGCATCGTGCTGAGCCGGCGCATCGCGGCGCGTGACGGCACGTTTCTGGGCGTGGTCTCCGGCTTCATCCGCTACTCCTATTTCCACGAGATGATCGACCGGCTGCAGCTCGAGCCGGACGACATGATCACCGTGCTCCGGCAGGACGGCGTGGTGATTGTGCGCGCACCGTTCGACATGGATGTGATCGGCAAGGACGTCAGCCGGTTGCGCGGCGTGCAGAAGGCGCTGGCCTCGTTTTCCGGATCCTATGTCGGCCACGCCGCCAATGACGAGATCCAGCGGCTGTATGTCTGGCGCGAGGGCACCCACCCGCTGATCGTGATGGTGGGGCGCTCCACCGACGTCATCTTCGGCCAGTGGCGCCACGATGCCCTGCGGATCGCCGGCGCGATGGGCGCGCTCGGCCTGATCGCCTGCGGCGTCATGCTGGTGCTGGCGCGCGAGATGCGCAAACGCGCCGCCGTCGAAGACCAGATGGCGCGGCTCGCCATGACCGACAGCCTCACCGGCCTCAGCAACCGCCGCCATTTCGACGCCATCCTCGAGCAGGAGTGGCGGCGCGCGCTGCGCAGCAGGACGCCGCTGGCGCTGCTGATGATCGACGCCGACCACTTCAAGGCTTTCAACGATACGTTCGGCCATCAGGCCGGCGACCTCGTGCTGTCCGGCATCGCCTGGAGCATCGCACGCCACGCCAAACGCGCCAGCGACTGCGCGGCGCGCTATGGCGGCGAGGAATTCGCGCTGATCCTGCCCGAGATGTCGCTGGCGGAGGCGATCGAGCTTGGCGAACGAATCCGCATCGAGGTCGGCGCCCTGGAGCGCGACGGGATGGCCACCATCACCGTCAGCGTCGGCGCGGCCAGTCTGGAGCCGTCGGCGCGGACCACCGCCGGCCACCTGATCAAGGCTGCTGATGGCGCGCTGTATGCCGCCAAGGCACGCGGCCGCAACCAGACTTTCCCGGCCGCACCGCAGCAAAAACGCTTGGCGGCGTAA
- a CDS encoding diguanylate cyclase (GGDEF)-like protein/PAS domain S-box-containing protein (product_source=TIGR00254/TIGR00229; cath_funfam=3.20.20.450,3.30.450.20,3.30.70.270; cog=COG5001; pfam=PF00563,PF00990,PF12860; smart=SM00052,SM00091,SM00267; superfamily=141868,55073,55785; tigrfam=TIGR00229,TIGR00254; transmembrane_helix_parts=Inside_1_27,TMhelix_28_50,Outside_51_909): MKNRLWGQKAGGVRATSEIQAAIRRGSVRWLIVVGVLLVTAIAVGTAMTVNNFRQRALDNSKRELENTVLLLTRHFDQQFQDLQRIQKSLTADLLANGVVSPGSFATNMASYESHVMLKSKIDDDFAGDLTVLDAEGNLINWSGSWPPPDLKFANREYFQAMKSQLLNPDDEVVQPVFSRITGRWKTLFARRISGQKGEFLGVVTRGIEPAHLEKFFASVMLGDNAAISMFHRDGTLLARYPNAGALIGSNMSTGALMQHLRFSDEPVTLRTVSPVDGLDRVGSIRLLRDFPLALVATTTVDGVLADWRTQTKFLVATASTSALIVAGLLFLIIRHIRRQSHAAQVQLTLEKNRLDTAIDNMTQGLLLFDAQARVVICNQRYIDMYGLSREVIKPGRPFREVIAHRKATGSFAGNIDAYVGDVMRDVGRPSVTTMQTADGRSIQISSRPVADGGWVATHEDITERRRTEEKIAHLAHYDALTDLPNRTQFRSELDRELKRVERGAQCAVLYIDIDEFKGINDSLGHPVGDELLKAIAIRLRGCVRGSDIVARLGGDEFAIVQTGVETHSDITDLVTRIYGAIREPFECLGHRLLTDASIGIALAPRDGIDLDSLLKNADLAMYGAKEDGRRTHRFFEPQMDAKVKARRTLELDLRQAIAERGFVKGGFEVYYQPLVNLRDDVVTGCEALLRWRHPERGMISPAEFIPVAEEIGVISQLGEWVLATACTEAASWPDDIKIAVNVSPIQFRCSSLALCVTAALAASNLPAQRLELEITEAVLIRDDEIALAILHRLRALGVRIALDDFGTGYSSLSYLQRFPFDKIKIDRCFVTDIAEPQGSSSIVQAVVNIAASRNMTTTAEGVETEQQKELLRALGCTEMQGYLFSPARPAAEVRQLISAHQVKVVAAA; the protein is encoded by the coding sequence ATGAAAAATCGTCTGTGGGGCCAGAAGGCCGGCGGCGTGCGCGCGACAAGCGAGATTCAGGCGGCGATACGGCGCGGTTCGGTGCGTTGGCTGATCGTGGTCGGCGTGCTGCTGGTCACGGCGATTGCGGTGGGCACCGCCATGACGGTGAACAATTTCCGCCAGCGCGCCCTCGACAACTCAAAGCGCGAGCTGGAAAACACCGTGCTGCTGCTGACGCGGCATTTCGACCAGCAGTTCCAGGATCTGCAGCGGATCCAGAAGAGCCTGACCGCCGATCTGCTCGCCAACGGCGTGGTCTCACCGGGCAGCTTCGCCACCAACATGGCGAGTTACGAATCCCATGTGATGCTGAAATCGAAGATCGACGATGACTTCGCCGGCGACCTCACCGTGCTCGACGCCGAGGGCAATCTGATCAACTGGTCGGGTTCGTGGCCGCCGCCGGACCTCAAGTTCGCCAACCGCGAATATTTTCAGGCGATGAAATCGCAGCTGTTGAACCCCGACGATGAAGTCGTGCAGCCGGTGTTCAGCCGCATCACCGGCCGCTGGAAAACGCTGTTCGCGCGCCGGATCAGCGGACAGAAGGGAGAGTTTCTCGGCGTCGTGACCCGCGGCATCGAGCCCGCTCATCTCGAAAAATTCTTTGCCTCCGTCATGCTCGGCGACAACGCCGCAATCTCCATGTTCCACCGCGACGGCACGCTGCTGGCGCGCTATCCGAACGCCGGCGCCCTGATCGGCAGCAATATGAGTACCGGCGCGCTGATGCAGCACCTGCGCTTCAGCGACGAACCCGTGACGCTGCGCACCGTCAGTCCCGTCGATGGCCTCGACCGGGTCGGCTCGATCCGGCTGCTGCGCGATTTTCCGCTCGCATTGGTGGCCACCACGACCGTCGACGGCGTGCTGGCCGACTGGCGCACCCAGACCAAGTTCCTGGTCGCGACCGCCAGCACCTCCGCACTGATTGTCGCCGGCCTGCTGTTCCTGATCATCCGCCACATCCGGCGGCAGAGCCACGCCGCGCAGGTGCAGCTGACGCTGGAGAAGAACCGGCTCGACACCGCCATCGACAACATGACCCAGGGCCTGTTGCTGTTCGATGCGCAGGCGCGCGTAGTGATCTGCAATCAGCGCTACATCGACATGTACGGTCTGTCTCGCGAGGTCATCAAGCCTGGCCGGCCGTTCCGCGAGGTGATCGCGCATCGCAAGGCGACCGGCTCCTTTGCCGGCAATATCGACGCCTACGTCGGCGACGTGATGCGCGACGTCGGGCGGCCGAGTGTGACAACCATGCAGACCGCCGACGGCCGCTCGATCCAGATCTCGTCGCGGCCGGTGGCCGATGGCGGCTGGGTGGCGACCCACGAGGACATCACCGAACGCCGCCGCACCGAGGAGAAGATCGCTCATCTGGCGCACTACGACGCGCTGACCGACCTGCCGAACCGCACCCAGTTCCGCAGCGAACTGGACCGCGAGCTGAAGCGCGTCGAGAGAGGCGCGCAATGTGCGGTGCTCTATATCGACATCGATGAATTCAAGGGCATCAACGATTCGCTGGGCCATCCGGTCGGCGACGAACTGCTGAAGGCGATCGCGATCCGGCTGCGCGGCTGTGTCCGCGGCTCCGATATCGTGGCGCGGCTCGGCGGCGACGAATTCGCCATCGTGCAGACCGGCGTCGAGACCCACAGCGACATTACCGACCTCGTCACCCGCATCTATGGGGCGATCCGCGAACCGTTCGAATGCCTGGGACATCGCCTGCTCACCGACGCCAGCATCGGCATCGCGCTGGCGCCGCGCGACGGCATCGATCTCGATTCGCTCCTGAAGAACGCCGATCTGGCAATGTACGGCGCCAAGGAAGACGGCCGCCGCACCCACCGCTTCTTCGAGCCGCAGATGGACGCCAAGGTCAAGGCGCGGCGCACGCTGGAACTGGATTTGCGCCAGGCCATCGCCGAGCGCGGCTTCGTCAAGGGCGGGTTCGAGGTCTACTACCAGCCGCTGGTCAATCTGCGCGACGATGTCGTCACCGGCTGCGAAGCGCTGCTGCGCTGGCGCCATCCCGAGCGCGGGATGATTTCGCCCGCTGAATTCATTCCGGTCGCCGAAGAGATCGGCGTCATCAGCCAGCTCGGCGAATGGGTGCTGGCAACGGCCTGCACGGAAGCGGCAAGCTGGCCCGACGATATCAAGATCGCGGTCAACGTGTCGCCGATCCAGTTCCGATGCTCGTCTTTAGCGCTCTGCGTTACCGCAGCGCTCGCCGCTTCAAACCTGCCGGCGCAGCGGCTGGAGCTGGAGATTACCGAAGCCGTGCTGATCCGCGACGACGAGATCGCGCTCGCCATTTTGCACCGGCTGCGCGCGCTCGGCGTGCGGATCGCGCTGGACGATTTCGGCACCGGCTATTCGTCCCTGAGCTATCTGCAGCGCTTCCCGTTCGACAAGATCAAGATCGATCGCTGCTTCGTCACCGATATCGCCGAGCCGCAGGGCTCGTCCTCGATCGTGCAGGCGGTGGTCAACATCGCCGCCTCGCGCAACATGACGACGACAGCGGAAGGCGTCGAGACCGAGCAGCAAAAGGAACTGCTGCGCGCGCTGGGCTGCACCGAAATGCAGGGCTACCTGTTCAGCCCCGCACGACCCGCGGCAGAAGTACGGCAGTTGATATCCGCGCATCAGGTAAAGGTCGTGGCCGCGGCGTGA
- a CDS encoding 4-oxalocrotonate tautomerase (product_source=KO:K01821; cath_funfam=3.30.429.10; cog=COG1942; ko=KO:K01821; pfam=PF14552; superfamily=55331), which produces MPFVRIDLGNAASPHLKQTISDVVYDAMIAVAKVPPHDKFQVITGHAADELVYPREGYLGIDYSAGIIFIQVTWNAGRSTEVKKAFYRKIADDLHAKAGVRKQDVVINLVDVSPENWSFGNGEMQYAPK; this is translated from the coding sequence ATGCCATTCGTCAGGATAGATCTCGGCAACGCCGCTTCGCCACACCTCAAGCAGACCATCAGCGACGTCGTCTATGACGCGATGATCGCCGTCGCCAAGGTGCCGCCGCATGACAAATTCCAAGTCATCACCGGCCACGCGGCCGACGAACTGGTGTATCCACGGGAAGGTTATCTCGGCATCGACTACAGCGCCGGCATCATCTTCATCCAGGTTACCTGGAACGCTGGCCGATCCACCGAGGTGAAGAAGGCGTTCTATCGCAAGATCGCCGACGACCTCCACGCCAAGGCCGGCGTGCGCAAGCAGGATGTGGTCATCAATCTGGTCGATGTCTCGCCGGAGAACTGGTCGTTCGGCAACGGCGAGATGCAATACGCCCCGAAGTGA
- a CDS encoding hypothetical protein (product_source=COG4246; cleavage_site_network=SignalP-noTM; cog=COG4246; pfam=PF13449; superfamily=50956), producing MPADLSRRRFLIAAAASAAYPAIARAQTVPVPAPPSARAPVSIEIEARSIPSFDTRDRTHLRFGSLQYRSGLVLTSKYRDFGGLSGLRLDAKGEGFIAISDKGNWFTGKIVYSGNAMVGLTDVEAAPMLGADGKPIAARGWYDTESIAVDGPLVYIGIERVHQILKFDFGRDGVRARGQVVPAPPGMRRLPFNGGLEALVVMRKGFPLAGTLVAISERGLDANGNIIAWLIGGKAPAQFSVRRTGDYDISDAVQLPSGALLILERKFSLLGGAGVRIRRIALGTIVPGATVDGPTIFEADLGYEIDNFEGIDAHVTPEGDTVLTLISDDNFSMLQRTLLMQFTLVE from the coding sequence ATGCCCGCCGATCTCTCCCGCCGCCGCTTTCTCATCGCCGCCGCTGCAAGCGCCGCATACCCCGCCATCGCCCGCGCGCAGACGGTGCCGGTGCCGGCACCACCATCCGCCAGAGCGCCGGTCTCCATCGAGATCGAAGCCCGGTCGATTCCCTCCTTCGATACCCGCGATCGCACCCATCTGCGCTTCGGCTCGCTGCAATACCGCAGCGGGCTGGTGCTCACCTCGAAATATCGCGACTTCGGCGGCCTCTCCGGCCTGCGGCTCGATGCCAAAGGCGAGGGCTTCATCGCCATCAGCGACAAGGGCAACTGGTTCACCGGCAAGATTGTCTACAGCGGCAATGCGATGGTCGGTCTCACCGATGTCGAAGCCGCGCCGATGCTCGGCGCCGACGGCAAGCCGATCGCCGCGCGCGGCTGGTACGATACCGAGTCGATCGCAGTCGATGGGCCACTGGTCTACATCGGCATCGAGCGCGTACATCAGATCCTGAAATTCGATTTCGGCCGCGATGGCGTCCGCGCCAGGGGCCAGGTCGTCCCGGCGCCGCCGGGGATGCGAAGGCTGCCTTTCAACGGCGGGCTGGAGGCGCTGGTGGTGATGCGCAAGGGATTTCCGCTGGCTGGCACGCTGGTCGCAATTTCCGAACGCGGCCTCGATGCCAACGGCAACATCATCGCCTGGCTGATCGGCGGCAAGGCGCCTGCGCAATTCTCCGTGCGCCGCACCGGCGACTATGACATCAGCGATGCCGTACAGCTGCCCTCCGGCGCTCTTCTGATACTGGAGCGAAAGTTCTCGCTGCTCGGCGGCGCCGGCGTCCGCATCCGGCGTATCGCGCTTGGCACGATCGTGCCCGGCGCTACCGTTGATGGCCCCACGATCTTCGAGGCCGACCTCGGCTACGAGATCGATAATTTCGAAGGCATCGACGCCCACGTCACTCCCGAGGGCGACACCGTACTGACGCTGATTTCCGACGATAATTTCTCCATGCTGCAGCGAACCCTGCTGATGCAGTTTACGCTGGTGGAATGA
- a CDS encoding cobaltochelatase CobT (product_source=KO:K09883; cath_funfam=3.40.50.410; cog=COG4547; ko=KO:K09883; pfam=PF06213,PF11775; smart=SM00327; superfamily=53300; tigrfam=TIGR01651): MSTSNTKFRTGSKEAPTEPFKRAVTSCLRAIAKSPELEVTFAAERPGLSPGKARLPEPARKMSKRDAAIVRGHADSIALKIACHDPKVHRKLMPGNPQARGVFEAVEQARVEAIGSRRMAGVAKNLTAMLDDHFHRGKFDEITDRADAPLSDALAMLVRERLTGLAPPAAARKMVDLWRPILEDKIGHRLDQLDQLTENQAKFGDAVHDLLSALELGDDRNAESEDDDSQDDERQGENDQAGAEGSPESDAAQEMSADQAQQTSDEMSDSSMESAQASTSDTFDDGEMGDDETPGEATRPNSRGANEPRGPEYHAFAPKFDEVVAAEDLCDHDELERLRSYLDKQLAHLQGIVARLANRLQRRLMAQQNRAWEFDLEEGILDPARLSRVVTDPHHPLSFMHEKEATFRDTVVTLLLDNSGSMRGRPITVAATCADILARTLERCGVKVEILGFTTRAWKGGQSREAWLAAGKPANPGRLNDLRHIIYKSADAPWRRARKNLGLMMREGLLKENIDGEALDWAHKRLLGRSEQRKILMMISDGAPVDDSTLSVNPGNYLERHLRHIIEEIETRSPVELIAIGIGHDVTRYYRRAVTIVDAEELGGAITEKLAELFSETSGIAPTHGRRRRLH; encoded by the coding sequence ATGAGCACATCCAATACCAAGTTCCGCACCGGGTCGAAGGAAGCGCCGACCGAGCCGTTCAAGCGCGCGGTGACGTCGTGCCTGCGCGCCATTGCCAAGTCGCCCGAACTCGAAGTCACCTTCGCTGCTGAGCGCCCCGGTCTTTCTCCCGGCAAGGCGCGGCTGCCGGAGCCGGCGCGCAAGATGAGCAAGCGCGACGCCGCCATTGTCCGCGGCCACGCCGATTCCATCGCGCTGAAGATCGCCTGTCACGATCCCAAGGTTCATCGCAAGCTGATGCCGGGCAATCCGCAGGCTAGAGGCGTGTTCGAAGCCGTCGAGCAGGCCCGCGTCGAGGCGATAGGCTCACGCCGCATGGCCGGCGTCGCCAAGAATCTCACCGCGATGCTCGACGATCATTTTCATCGCGGCAAGTTCGACGAGATCACCGACCGCGCCGACGCGCCATTGTCCGACGCGCTGGCGATGCTGGTGCGCGAGCGCCTCACCGGCCTTGCGCCACCGGCGGCTGCGCGCAAGATGGTTGATCTCTGGCGGCCGATTCTCGAGGACAAGATCGGCCATCGTCTCGACCAGCTCGATCAGCTCACCGAAAACCAGGCCAAGTTCGGCGACGCCGTGCATGATCTGTTGTCGGCGCTGGAGCTCGGCGACGACCGCAACGCCGAATCCGAAGACGACGACAGCCAGGACGACGAGCGCCAGGGCGAGAACGATCAGGCCGGCGCCGAAGGCTCGCCGGAAAGCGACGCCGCGCAGGAAATGAGCGCCGACCAGGCGCAGCAGACGTCGGATGAGATGTCCGACAGCTCCATGGAAAGCGCACAGGCCTCGACGTCCGACACGTTCGACGACGGCGAGATGGGCGACGACGAGACGCCGGGCGAGGCGACGCGGCCGAATTCGCGCGGCGCCAACGAACCGCGCGGACCGGAATATCACGCCTTCGCGCCGAAATTCGACGAGGTCGTCGCCGCCGAGGATCTGTGCGACCACGACGAACTCGAACGGCTGCGCTCCTATCTCGACAAGCAGCTCGCGCATCTGCAAGGGATCGTCGCGCGCCTGGCCAACCGGCTGCAGCGCCGCCTGATGGCGCAGCAGAACCGCGCCTGGGAGTTCGATCTCGAGGAGGGCATCCTCGATCCCGCGCGGCTGTCGCGCGTCGTCACCGATCCGCATCATCCGCTGTCCTTCATGCATGAGAAGGAAGCCACCTTCCGCGACACGGTGGTCACGCTGCTGCTCGACAATTCCGGTTCGATGCGCGGCCGCCCGATCACGGTGGCGGCGACATGTGCGGACATCCTGGCGCGGACGCTGGAGCGCTGCGGCGTCAAGGTGGAAATTCTCGGCTTCACCACGCGTGCCTGGAAGGGCGGGCAATCGCGCGAGGCGTGGCTCGCCGCCGGCAAGCCGGCCAATCCCGGCCGCCTCAATGATCTCCGCCACATCATCTACAAGTCCGCCGACGCCCCATGGCGCCGTGCACGGAAAAATCTCGGCCTGATGATGCGCGAAGGCCTGCTGAAGGAGAACATCGACGGCGAGGCGCTGGACTGGGCGCACAAGCGGCTGCTCGGCCGCTCCGAACAGCGCAAGATCCTGATGATGATCTCCGACGGCGCGCCGGTCGACGACTCCACCTTGTCGGTCAATCCCGGCAACTATCTGGAACGGCACCTGCGCCACATCATCGAAGAGATCGAGACCCGCTCGCCGGTCGAGCTGATCGCGATCGGCATCGGCCACGACGTCACGCGCTACTATCGCCGCGCCGTGACGATCGTCGATGCCGAAGAACTCGGCGGCGCCATCACCGAAAAGCTCGCCGAGCTGTTCAGCGAGACGTCGGGCATTGCCCCGACCCATGGCCGCCGGCGGAGATTGCATTAG
- a CDS encoding hypothetical protein (product_source=Hypo-rule applied; superfamily=55729), whose protein sequence is MPSISVERTVGKTKKAVLGGLIRYNNEKMGKQKYKRFAISLREGDQIVGGITRHWFTRLL, encoded by the coding sequence ATGCCGTCGATTTCCGTCGAGCGCACAGTCGGAAAGACGAAGAAGGCGGTGCTCGGCGGACTCATCCGATACAACAACGAGAAGATGGGGAAGCAAAAATACAAACGCTTCGCCATCTCCCTGCGCGAGGGCGATCAGATCGTCGGCGGCATCACTCGCCATTGGTTTACGAGATTGCTATGA